In Anaerostipes hadrus ATCC 29173 = JCM 17467, a single genomic region encodes these proteins:
- a CDS encoding endonuclease III domain-containing protein, with protein MNKKELALEVIERLKNEYPDADCTLEYDQAWKLLVSVRLAAQCTDARVNVVVKGLFEKYPTVEALAAADVADIEEIVRPCGLGKSKARDISKCMKVLRDEYNGKIPTDFKSILSLPGVGRKSANLIMGDVFGKPAIVTDTHCIRLVNRIGLVDGIKDPKKVEMALWEIVPPEEGSDFCHRLVWHGRDVCTARTKPHCERCCLNDICAQII; from the coding sequence ATGAATAAAAAAGAACTAGCACTAGAAGTCATTGAGCGTCTGAAGAATGAATATCCAGATGCAGACTGCACACTGGAATATGATCAGGCGTGGAAATTATTAGTTAGCGTAAGACTGGCGGCTCAGTGTACGGATGCACGAGTAAATGTCGTGGTAAAAGGATTATTTGAAAAATATCCAACAGTAGAAGCACTGGCAGCAGCAGACGTTGCAGATATTGAAGAAATCGTACGACCCTGTGGTCTTGGAAAGAGCAAGGCAAGAGATATCAGCAAATGTATGAAAGTTTTAAGAGATGAATATAACGGTAAGATCCCAACCGATTTTAAATCGATTCTAAGTCTTCCTGGGGTCGGAAGAAAAAGTGCCAACCTGATCATGGGAGATGTTTTTGGCAAACCTGCGATCGTTACGGATACACATTGTATCCGTTTGGTCAACCGGATTGGATTGGTTGATGGGATAAAAGACCCTAAAAAAGTTGAGATGGCATTATGGGAGATCGTTCCACCAGAAGAAGGAAGTGATTTCTGCCACAGGCTGGTATGGCATGGAAGAGATGTCTGTACG
- a CDS encoding RNA-guided endonuclease TnpB family protein, whose product MQQMTITAKVQIVATDTDKVLLDKTMSVYRDACNYVSDYVFQTHDLKQFSLNKVLYSTLREKFGLKSQMAQSVLKTVIARYRTILENQNEWIRPTFKKLQYDLVWNRDYSLTQNCFSVNTLNGRVKLPYFAEGMSKYFDHTIYKFGTAKLTNKHGKYYLHIPATYDVEESNISDICNVVGIDRGINFVVATYDSKHKSGFVSGKTIKQKRANYSKLRKKLQMRQTPSSRRRLKAIGQRENRWMQDVNHCVSKALVENNPKHTLFVLEDLSGIRNVTERVRIKDRYVSVSWSFYDLEQKLIYKAKQNQSSVIKAAPHYTSQCCPVCGHTEKSNRNKKIHLFTCKNCGYKSNDDRIGAMNLYRMGINYLVDSQVPNTVVTE is encoded by the coding sequence ATGCAACAGATGACTATAACAGCAAAAGTTCAAATAGTCGCTACTGATACAGATAAAGTTTTGCTTGATAAAACTATGTCTGTTTATCGTGATGCCTGTAATTATGTTTCAGACTATGTATTCCAAACTCATGATTTAAAGCAGTTTTCACTTAATAAGGTTTTGTATTCTACTCTAAGAGAAAAATTTGGTCTTAAATCGCAAATGGCTCAGTCCGTTTTGAAAACGGTCATTGCAAGATATAGAACCATTCTCGAAAATCAAAATGAGTGGATACGACCAACCTTCAAGAAACTTCAGTATGATCTAGTTTGGAACAGAGATTATTCTTTAACGCAAAACTGTTTTTCTGTGAATACACTTAATGGTCGTGTTAAACTGCCATATTTCGCTGAAGGTATGTCTAAATATTTTGACCACACAATCTACAAGTTTGGTACAGCTAAGCTTACAAACAAACATGGTAAATATTATCTTCACATACCAGCAACTTATGATGTCGAAGAAAGTAATATTTCTGACATTTGTAATGTCGTAGGTATTGACAGAGGTATTAACTTTGTCGTTGCCACTTATGACAGTAAGCACAAATCAGGTTTTGTCAGCGGCAAGACTATTAAACAAAAACGTGCTAACTATTCCAAACTCCGTAAAAAACTCCAAATGCGACAAACTCCATCTTCAAGGCGAAGATTAAAAGCGATCGGTCAGCGAGAAAACCGTTGGATGCAAGATGTTAACCATTGTGTATCAAAGGCACTCGTTGAGAACAACCCAAAGCATACACTCTTTGTATTAGAAGATTTGTCGGGTATTCGTAATGTTACAGAGCGTGTCAGGATTAAAGACCGTTATGTTTCTGTATCGTGGTCGTTTTATGATTTAGAACAGAAACTGATTTACAAGGCTAAGCAGAATCAGTCTTCTGTAATTAAGGCAGCCCCTCATTATACAAGCCAGTGTTGTCCTGTTTGTGGACATACTGAAAAGTCCAACCGTAACAAGAAGATACATTTGTTTACTTGTAAAAACTGTGGCTATAAGTCTAATGATGACCGTATAGGAGCTATGAATCTGTATCGTATGGGAATAAACTATCTTGTTGATAGCCAAGTACCTAATACAGTTGTAACAGAGTAA